TGTTCCAGGTCGCGCTGTCGTTCAATCATGGCGCCGGCGGCGTGATCGACGTGCCGGGACTGACGTTCGAGCGCATCGACGCAGCCCTTGCGGTAGCCAAGTACGACCTGACGCTGGTGCTGGCCGATCGCGATGGCAGGCTGGACGGGGCGATCGAATACAACACCGCGCTGTTCGAGCCGGCCACCATCGAGGCGATGGCCTCAAGTTACGTGGCGCTGCTGGAGGCGTTCGCGGCGCATCCGCACACTTTGTTGCAGGATGTGGCGCTGCCCGATGCCGACCGGCGCCGCCAGGCCCTGCAGGCACGCCTGCAGGCCGGCCCGCACGCCGCTGCCGCGAGCGCTCCCGCGGCAGCCTGCGGCGCGCCGCAGGGCGACCTGGAACAGGCGCTGGCGCAGATTTGGACGCAGGTGCTCGGGCGGGAGCAGATCGGCCGCAACGATAATTTCTTCGAGCTTGGGGGGCACTCGATGCTGGCGGTGGTGATGCTGGCTCTAGTGGGCGAGCTCGGTCATGCGGTGGAGCTGGCGCAGCTGTTCGCGAACCCAACGTTGCGCGGCTTGGCCGCGCTCATCGACACGCCGCCCACGCCGCACTGCGCGCCCGTTTGCCTGGTGCCGCTGCGCGCCGAGGGCACCCTGGCGCCCCTTTTTCTGGTGCAGCCGCACCAGGAAGAACTGGGGTATGCCAGCGCGGTAACGGCGCAGTTGGACGCTGCCATTCCCCTGTATGGCCTGGCGGCGCCGGCCGGCGCGGTGCCGGCCGGCGGCATTGCCGCCATGGCGCACGAATTGCTCGCAGCCATGCGCCACGTGCAGCCGCAGGGTCCCTACCGGCTGGCCGGCTGGTCCGCTGGCGGCACCATCGCGTATGAAATGGCGGCCCAGCTGCGCGCGGCGGGCGAGGCGGTGGCGCTGCTGGCCCTGATCGACACCAGCTGCGAATACGGCACCGAATACCGGCGCTCGGCCGGCGCGGCGCGCGCCTGCGCCCCCGACTTCAGCGAGGCGGACGCGATTTTGCTGACCCTTGCCGACGAGGTACCTGAGGTGGCCCGGGAGCAGCTGCAGGCGCTGAGCGCCAACGGCGAGATCGACGCGATGCTGGAGCTGTGCCAGCAACTGGGCGTGCTGCCCGCCGGTCAAGACGGGGCAGCACTGCGCGCCCATGTGGCACGCCGGCGCGCCCTGATGGCTGCCCTGTACGGCTACGCGCCGGCGCCGCTGGACGTGCGGCTCACGCTGTTCATTGCCACCAATGAAGCGCGCACCGACGCCGACCTGGGCTGGGGCGCCATCGCTGGCGCGCGGCTGGACCCGGTGCGCCTGCCCGCCTCGCACCAGAGCATCGTGCGCGCCCCGCATGCCACCGCACTGTCACGGGCGCTCGCCGCGCGCCTGAACACAGCGGCGCTGCGCGCGGCCTAGGAGCGAACCATGCCGACCGATTTATTACTATACCGACACCGTAGCTGTCGCCCCATTTGCCCTAAAAGGAGAACGCCGTGCTGATTACCCACCTCGGGAAAACCCCGCGCATCGACCCCAGCGCTTATATCGCGCCCAACGCCGTCATTTGCGGCGACGTCACCGTCGGTCCCGGCTGCCGCATCCTGTTCGGCGCCCAAGTCATCGCCGAGGGCGGCGCCATCTTCATCGGCGCCGAGTGCATCGTGATGGAAAACGCGGTGCTGCGCAGCACCGCGCGCCACGCGCTCAGCGTGGGCAACAACTGCCTGATCGGCCCCAACGCCCACGTGGTCGGCTGCACCATCGAAGACGAGGTCTTCGTGGCCACCGGCGCTGCCGTGTTCCATGCGGCGCGCCTTGGCAAGGGCTGCGAAGTGCGCATCAACGGCGTGGTGCACCTGCGCACCGAGGTCGCGGCGGGCGATACCGTGCCGATCGGCTGGGTCGCAGTGGGCAGCCCGGCCCAGTATTTTCCGGCATCTGAACACGAGAAGATATGGCAATTACAAATGCCATTGGACTTCCCCCTGACGGTGTACGGCCTCGATCGGGCCGACGCCAGCATGGTGGCCATCACCCGCGCCATGTCGACCATGCTGGGCACCCATCTTGATGATGTGGACGGCTAGCGGGCGCGGGACCGCGTTGTGCGCTGCTCCGGCGGCAGCCTGGCGCATGAATTTACCCCTGTTGAACTTTAACCTGACCTGAAGAGCACCATGACGAACGAAAACGTAGATTACGGTCTGACCCCTGACGAAATTGAATTCTTTTTCAAGAATGGCTACGTTAAGCCATTTAAAGTGTACGAGCCGGAGGAGATGGAGGCACACTGGAAAAAAGTGCGCCTGCAAACACTCAACCGCAAGCACGCCGTGTATGGCGAAAACACCCTGTCGAACGGCAAAAACAACAACCTGGCCAACTACGACCGCCACCTCGACATTGGCTTTCTGGGCGACCATGTGTGCCACCCGAAGATCGTGCACAAGGTGCGCAGCCTGATGGGGCCGAACCTGCTGTGCTGGAAAAGCGAATTCTTTTCGAAATACCCGGGCGACGCAGGCACCGATTGGCACCAGGCCGAGTCATTCGCGGGCGTGGCCGGGCGCCCCCATATCGAATGGCCCGACAATGCAGAGCGCAAGGGCACGCTGACGGCGTGGTGCGCGTTCACCGACGCCATGATCGACACGGCCTGCCTGGCCATCGTGCCCGGCACCCACAACATGATGTTCTACGACGAGACCAAGCGCCTGGTGTTCGACCCGGAACGCAACAACAACCTGGTCAAGAACGGCGTGCATCGTGGCCTGTGGGGCTATGACTACCGCGATTTGCAGAAGGACCCGAACTGGGTGCCGGACGAATCGCAGGCCGTGTACCTGGAAATGAAACGGGGAGAAGTCGTCATTTTCTGGTCGACCGTGCTGCACTCGTCGCTGCCGCACTTGGGCAAGACCCAGGAAATGCGCCTGGGCTTTTCGTCGCGCTACGTGCCGCCGGAAGTGCGCATCCATCCCGACTCGGACGTGCTCACCGAGTTCGGCGGCGAGGTGAGCCTGGAGAACTACGGTGCGATCGTCGTTGCTGGCGAAAACAACTATACGCACAACAAGATCCGCGACACCAACATGCTGGGCCAGCCTTTCAAGCGCGTGTGAGCGGCGGGGCAACGGAGACATATCGATGAACCACTTCCAGGAAGGCACCGTGCCGCACGCGGTCGTGACAGCGATGGCCTACACGCTCGGCGAAACCGAGTACGCTTACAGTGATGTCGTCAATCTGGACGACTTCCTGAAGGCGAACAATTTCCCGAACCTGCCCTCCCTCTTCGGCTGGGGCAAGTACCGCAAGACGGCCAGCGATATCTTCGACCTGGCCATCGACACGGCCCGCAAGTCGCTGGCAAGCAGCGGCGTGGCGCCGGCCGACGTCGACCTGGTATATGTCTGTTCCACCTGCTTTCCGGGTGACGAGGTCGAGCACATCAAGTACAACGTGCGCCTGCTGGCGGCCCTGGGGCTGTGCAACGCGTATCCGATCGGCATCACCCTCAACAACTGCACCAGCTTCCTGTCGGCCATTGCGATGGCAGCTTGCCTGGTGCGGGGGGGACGCTACCGGAACATTCTGATCGTCACGGCCGACAAGGTCTACGACGAGACCATCCGTTTTCAGAATTTCGCCTTGCTCAGCGACGCTGCCGCCAGCTGTCTCGTCACCGCGCAGGAGACGCCGGGCTTCGCCCTGGTGAACGAGCGTTTTCTGTCGAGTGCCGACCCAGTCGAGCACAACCGGGGCAAGGACGATTCTCCGTTGTACAGCCGGGTCTGCAACGAATTGCTGGACGGCGCGCGCCTGAGCGCCCGTGACGTCAAGAAGGTTTTTACCAGCAATATCTTCAGGCCCATCACTCAGCTCAAGGAAACCAAGCTGGGGTTTTCCAAAGACCAGCTGCACCTGGAAAACGTGAGCCGCTACGGCCACTGCTTTTCGGCCGACACGCTTATCAATCTGGTCGATTACAGCGCCACCAACGGCTTCGCCAGTGGCGAGCACATCGTGATGTCGGCCGATGCGCCCAACCTGCGGGCCAGCCTGCTGTTGCGGCGACTGGCGTGACGGGGCGGTGCACCGCCCCGACCTTTTAATTTTTTTACTGAGGGAAACACTATGGATTGTGTCATCGAAAAAACTGCAGCAAATGCCGGCGCTGCGCAGGAGCGCACCGCGATCCTCACCGACATATGGAAAACCATCCTGAACGTCGACAGCGTCGGCCTCGACGTCGAATTTTTCGACATCGGCGGCAACTCGATCCTGCTGCTGGCCATGCTGGAAATGGTGCAGGAAAAACTGGGCAAGGAAGTCGCCCTGGAAGACCTTGCCGAAGGCATTACGATCGAAAAGATCGATTCCTTCCTGGTTGCCTGATGCTCGCCATGTCCGCCGCCGCGCGGCTGGCTCCGGAAGAGGGTTACCACTTTCGAGCCGCCGATGCGGCCGACGCGGCCGCGCTGCTGGCGGCCGGGTCGCCCGGTCCGAACCACGCGCTGATTCTGGCCTACAGACACCCCTCGTTGGCGGTGCTGTTCCAGGAAGCGGGCTCTTCGCAGGCGCCGTACGGCCTGCACGTGTGCGTCGACAGCGATGGTCGCATTGCGGGCTGGGCCTGCCGCTACCGCTTCAACGGCCGGGTCGGCTATGCCGGTTCGGCTCAGATCGTCATCGACCAGGATGAAGATCGTTTCAGCGTTCTGGTGGCCCAAGGCTTGTATGCCCGGCTGGAAGAGGATTGCCTTAGTGCCGGCGTGCACACGGTGGTCAGTACCGTCCACGCCAGCATGAGCAACGCGCTGGCATGGCACCGGGGCGCCGGCTTCTCCCCGTGCGGAAATATCGTGCTGGGAGACCAGCAACGGCTGTACCTTTTTTCCAGGAGCATCGCCTGACATGATCCGGATCGCAACGATACACGATGTCGACGCCATGGTCGATGTCTACAACCAGGCCGTCACGGACGAGGTGTACGCCAACTGCGACGACGTGCAACAGCCCGGCCCCGCCTTTGCGGACGCCTATTTTTTCGGCAGCGAGCGCTACATCGTGCTGGTCAAGCTGGACGAGGAGGGCGTGATGCTCGGTTGGGGAGCGCTGAAGAAATTTTCGGCGCGGCCGTACGACCCTGCGATCGCCGAAGTGGCCGTGTATATCGAGCGCGCCAGGCGCTCGCGCGGGCTCGGCATCCGCCTGCTGCAGCAGTTGATCGTGCACGCCACCGGCGCCGGCTTCGACTCGCTGATGGCCGTCATCGTGGGCAAGAACGTGCAGAGCATCCGCGGCAGCGCCTTATGCGGCTTTACGGAAGTGGTGCGCCTGCCGTCCATTGCCCGCCTGTACGGCGGTGCGGTCGACATGGTGTGGATGCAAAAAATGCTGGCGCACACCAGCCGGCCCGACCGGCAAGAACCAATTCACCCTATCCACATACCTAGGAAATCGCAGTGACTTCAATCGTAGACAACTCATACCAATTAGGCTACTTCCGCGACAACGACGACAGTCTGCGCCGGCTCAAGGCGCAGGCGTCGATCGTGCTGGACCAGGAGATCGCGCACCTGCGCGCGGCCGGGCTCGCCGACCACCAGCATGTGCTCGACATCGGCTGCGGACCGGGCATCATCTCGAGCGCCATTGCCATGCGCACGACGCCGCGCCGCCTGGTGGCCGGCGACGTCAATGACATCAGCATCGCCGAGACGCGCCGCCAGTTCGACACAAACGGCATTGCCAATGCCGAAGTCAAGCAGCTCAACGTGTACGACGAGTCGATCGCCGAACTGGGCAAATTCGATTTCGTTTACTCGCGCCTGCTGTTTCAGCACCTGTCCGACCCGATCCGCGCCATGGCCAATGTCCGCGCCAGCCTGGCCGACCAGGGTCGCTTCTGCATTTGCGACATCGATGACAATTGGCTCAGCATTGCGCCCGCTACACCGGCGTTCGAGGCCTTCATCGCGCGCGCCGGCCAGGCCCAGGCCCAGCGCGGGGGCGACCGCCACGTGGGCAGCAAGCTGGCCAGCTACATGAAGCAGTCCGGATTTGCCGACATCCAGAGCAGCGTGCTGATGGTGACGACCGACATGATCGGCAAGGATGCCTTCTGCGATCTGGTGTTCGGCTACAAGCTCGAATGCATACCGGACGCCGAGCTGGCCACCGCCAGAGAGGAACTCGACCGGATCCGCGAGCATATTTTTGCGCCGGAAGGGTGGGCGGCAGTCGGCGTGTTCTTCGTCTCCGGCCAGCGGGCCGGCACCGCCGCGCCGGGCGCGTAAGGTTCATCGGGCAGGGCGCCGGCGCCGCACATGCTGCGCCGGCGCCCTGCCATCTCTATCGGAAGCAATCAGGAAGCGACGACGCACATGAGACTCATCGACGGACACACCCACGTGGCATCGACCCATTTCATTCCCACCGAATTCATGGATGGGATTGTCGATAACATGATGGAACAGATGCACCTGTCGCCCGTGCCCGTGGCGCGCGAGCGCGCCATGGCGCGTTTGCTGGCGGGCTACCAGGATCATGACGCGGACATCCAGGTGCGCGAAATGGACAAGCTGGGCATCGAAAAATCGGTGCTGCTACTGCCTGATTTCACCTATGCGCTCAAGGGCAACGCGTATACCGTGGACGAGATGTTCGCCCGCCACTGGCACATCCTGCAGCGCCATCCCGGCCGCTTCGAGGTGTTCGCCGGGGTTGATCCGCGCTGGGGGCGCGACGGCCTGTCCACGTTCCAGCGGGGGGTGGAGCAGTATGGCTTCCGCGGCCTGAAGCTGTATCCGCCGTGCGGCTACCAGGCCGACGACCCGGCCCTCACGCCATTCTACGAGTATTGCCAGGAACATCACCTACCGGTGCTGCTGCATACAGGCCCCACCTCGCCCGTGCTGGCGTTCGGCCCGGCCGTGCCGATGCACGTGGACGGACCGGCCCGCAGGTATACCAACATCAGCTTCATCCTGGCGCACGGGGCTGTCAATTACCAGGAAGAATGCGTCAACCTGTGCCGTTACCGGCCGAATGTGTACCTGGACCTGAGCGGGGCCCAGTGGAGCGCCGCCAATCTCCTCCACCTGGCCGATTTTCTCAAGCTGTTTTCGAACGGAATCAACCACAAGATCATCTTCGGCACCGATTGGCCCATCAATAAATATCACCTGAACAGCACGATGATCGACCTGCTGCGCAGCGAAGACCAGGGCCGCACCCGGGTACCGGCGCGCGAGGCGCAGCTGATCCTGGCTGGCAATATCGAACGCATCCTAGCGAAGGTCCGGGTGGCACGCCCCGCGGCCGACGGCGCGGCGGCGTGATGCTTGCGCCCGCACAGACTGGCTTTACCCAACATTCATGAGGAGTAGCAACTTGCCCGATTTACCTGAACCCACCGCCCGCGCCAGCTGTGCCGACCTGATTGCCCTGTTGCGCACCAACGCGCAGCGCAGCATCACCTATTACAGCGGCAAGACCGCGCACGAGGTCAGCTTCGGCCAGCTGCACCGGCAGGTCAACGATGCCATTGCCGTGCTACAGGACTACGGCGTGGCCGCGGGAGACCGGGTAGGGGTGGTGGCGGCCAACGGCCAGGCCGCCCTGTTGATCGATTTGGCGCTGCTGGGCGCGCACTGCACCGTGGTGCAGCTGCCCGAGCGCGCGGTAGCCGCCACGCTGGCCATGGTCGGCCCCGACAACCTGGACTACCTGATCGTCGAGAGTGATAGCCACGACAGTGGCGCCATGGCACAGTTCGAGCCGGCCGGACAGGTCGCGGGCCTGGCACTGTACGGCCGCGCCGGCTTGTGCACGCAGCCTGCGTCGCCCAAGCTGATGGGCGCTCCGGCCCTGATTTTTTCCTCGGGCACGTCCGGCAAGATCAAGCAGATCGTCGTCAACCCCGTCGGTGTGCTGCATAACGCCACCGTGTTTTTCAGCGCCTTCGCGCCGCGGCCCGACGACCGTTTCATGATCTTCCTGCCGCTCTCGAACTACCAGCAGAAACTGCTGATATACGGCTGCATTTTGTACGGGATTAGCATCTGCCTGACCGACACGCGCCATGTGATGGCGGCCCTGCGAAACTGCCCCAGCACCCTGTTCCTGGCGCCGCCCATTTTCTATGAATCGGCCTGGCAACTGGCCGGCGCAGGCGCCGCGGACGCGGCGCACAAAGCGACCAGCCTGCGGGCGTTCTTCGGCGGCGCCATGCGCATCATGTGGTCAGGCATGGCGCCGATCGCCCCGGCCATCCTGGAAGACTACAAGTGCGCCCAGGTTCCCCTGTACGAAGCGTACGGCATGACCGAATATGGCCCCATTTCCAGCAACCTGCCGGGCCGCAACGTGATCGGTTCGGTCGGGCGGCCGCTGGCCGAGGGCAGCGTGCAGATTTCCGAGGCCGGCGAAATCATCCTGCGCCCGGACACCGCGCTGACCACCGGCTACCTCGCCGAGCACCCCGACGACGAGCGCGCCGTGTACACGGAAGAGGGCGCCATTGCCACGGGCGACCTGGGCTATTTCGACGATCAGGGCTATCTGTTTATCCAGGGCCGCAAGAAGGAGCTGTTGATCACCTCGGCCGGCTACAAGATTCACCCGCAGTCGGTGGAGCAGGCCTTTCGCGACCTCGATTTTGTCCTGCACGCGGTGCTGATGGGAAACGGCAAACCATATTTGGGCTTGCTGCTCATCGTCGTGGCGCTCGACGACGCGCTACGCGCCCGGGTCAATGCGCGGGTGGCTCGGCTCAACGCCGACGAGTGCAAGCTGTTTCCCATCAAACGGCTGCTGATTCGGACAGGAAATTTTACCTGCGAGAACGGCATGCTGACCCGGAACATGAAGCTGAACCGCACCGCGATTGCCCGTACCTACGAACAGGAACTGTTTTGCTAGCCTGCGCGGCCACCCGCTCTCATCCCCGACCGACGACTTTATGAATCATCACTTTTTTCTCGCATTGATAGGATTTATCGCGCTGCCGACGCTGTTGAGCAGACTATGCCGGATCGATAAAATCTTTCCACTTGTGTTCGTGCAACTGATTGTCGGGCTGCTCATGCAATCGAGCGGCGCCCTGGCTTGGCTGGCCCGGCACGACATGA
This region of Massilia sp. PAMC28688 genomic DNA includes:
- a CDS encoding AMP-binding protein, with the protein product MPDLPEPTARASCADLIALLRTNAQRSITYYSGKTAHEVSFGQLHRQVNDAIAVLQDYGVAAGDRVGVVAANGQAALLIDLALLGAHCTVVQLPERAVAATLAMVGPDNLDYLIVESDSHDSGAMAQFEPAGQVAGLALYGRAGLCTQPASPKLMGAPALIFSSGTSGKIKQIVVNPVGVLHNATVFFSAFAPRPDDRFMIFLPLSNYQQKLLIYGCILYGISICLTDTRHVMAALRNCPSTLFLAPPIFYESAWQLAGAGAADAAHKATSLRAFFGGAMRIMWSGMAPIAPAILEDYKCAQVPLYEAYGMTEYGPISSNLPGRNVIGSVGRPLAEGSVQISEAGEIILRPDTALTTGYLAEHPDDERAVYTEEGAIATGDLGYFDDQGYLFIQGRKKELLITSAGYKIHPQSVEQAFRDLDFVLHAVLMGNGKPYLGLLLIVVALDDALRARVNARVARLNADECKLFPIKRLLIRTGNFTCENGMLTRNMKLNRTAIARTYEQELFC
- a CDS encoding chlorinating enzyme, whose amino-acid sequence is MTNENVDYGLTPDEIEFFFKNGYVKPFKVYEPEEMEAHWKKVRLQTLNRKHAVYGENTLSNGKNNNLANYDRHLDIGFLGDHVCHPKIVHKVRSLMGPNLLCWKSEFFSKYPGDAGTDWHQAESFAGVAGRPHIEWPDNAERKGTLTAWCAFTDAMIDTACLAIVPGTHNMMFYDETKRLVFDPERNNNLVKNGVHRGLWGYDYRDLQKDPNWVPDESQAVYLEMKRGEVVIFWSTVLHSSLPHLGKTQEMRLGFSSRYVPPEVRIHPDSDVLTEFGGEVSLENYGAIVVAGENNYTHNKIRDTNMLGQPFKRV
- a CDS encoding phosphopantetheine-binding protein, with amino-acid sequence MDCVIEKTAANAGAAQERTAILTDIWKTILNVDSVGLDVEFFDIGGNSILLLAMLEMVQEKLGKEVALEDLAEGITIEKIDSFLVA
- a CDS encoding GNAT family N-acetyltransferase, with the translated sequence MLAMSAAARLAPEEGYHFRAADAADAAALLAAGSPGPNHALILAYRHPSLAVLFQEAGSSQAPYGLHVCVDSDGRIAGWACRYRFNGRVGYAGSAQIVIDQDEDRFSVLVAQGLYARLEEDCLSAGVHTVVSTVHASMSNALAWHRGAGFSPCGNIVLGDQQRLYLFSRSIA
- a CDS encoding class I SAM-dependent methyltransferase → MTSIVDNSYQLGYFRDNDDSLRRLKAQASIVLDQEIAHLRAAGLADHQHVLDIGCGPGIISSAIAMRTTPRRLVAGDVNDISIAETRRQFDTNGIANAEVKQLNVYDESIAELGKFDFVYSRLLFQHLSDPIRAMANVRASLADQGRFCICDIDDNWLSIAPATPAFEAFIARAGQAQAQRGGDRHVGSKLASYMKQSGFADIQSSVLMVTTDMIGKDAFCDLVFGYKLECIPDAELATAREELDRIREHIFAPEGWAAVGVFFVSGQRAGTAAPGA
- a CDS encoding gamma carbonic anhydrase family protein translates to MLITHLGKTPRIDPSAYIAPNAVICGDVTVGPGCRILFGAQVIAEGGAIFIGAECIVMENAVLRSTARHALSVGNNCLIGPNAHVVGCTIEDEVFVATGAAVFHAARLGKGCEVRINGVVHLRTEVAAGDTVPIGWVAVGSPAQYFPASEHEKIWQLQMPLDFPLTVYGLDRADASMVAITRAMSTMLGTHLDDVDG
- a CDS encoding GNAT family N-acetyltransferase, with translation MIRIATIHDVDAMVDVYNQAVTDEVYANCDDVQQPGPAFADAYFFGSERYIVLVKLDEEGVMLGWGALKKFSARPYDPAIAEVAVYIERARRSRGLGIRLLQQLIVHATGAGFDSLMAVIVGKNVQSIRGSALCGFTEVVRLPSIARLYGGAVDMVWMQKMLAHTSRPDRQEPIHPIHIPRKSQ
- a CDS encoding amidohydrolase family protein, coding for MRLIDGHTHVASTHFIPTEFMDGIVDNMMEQMHLSPVPVARERAMARLLAGYQDHDADIQVREMDKLGIEKSVLLLPDFTYALKGNAYTVDEMFARHWHILQRHPGRFEVFAGVDPRWGRDGLSTFQRGVEQYGFRGLKLYPPCGYQADDPALTPFYEYCQEHHLPVLLHTGPTSPVLAFGPAVPMHVDGPARRYTNISFILAHGAVNYQEECVNLCRYRPNVYLDLSGAQWSAANLLHLADFLKLFSNGINHKIIFGTDWPINKYHLNSTMIDLLRSEDQGRTRVPAREAQLILAGNIERILAKVRVARPAADGAAA